In Streptomyces sp. NBC_01717, one DNA window encodes the following:
- a CDS encoding GNAT family N-acetyltransferase, whose amino-acid sequence MTVIVRDFLPTDAEAWVRVRRAALPYMVTTPEQVVFEQATAHPDKRYRLLIAEEDGEIIGTAQVGIAYDSPEPGQGFCNPYTLPRRTGRGAGSLLVRTAEEYLAGAGAVAVYTWVLDEPASRAFAEKRGYTPSRPAHFLHLDLAHGTLPPRQELPAGVELRTAADFADDPRPLFEADAESTADEPSDTPTELADYEDWLQHTWSNPGLDRELTSVVVVDDQVAAFSAANTDGLTRYWSGMTGTRRAYRNRGLAKLAKNDSLHRARAAGYTDAYTGNDADNGPMLAINTWFGYGICATEVRHVRKLG is encoded by the coding sequence ATGACTGTCATCGTGCGCGACTTCCTGCCCACCGACGCCGAGGCCTGGGTACGGGTGCGGCGAGCCGCACTCCCGTACATGGTGACCACACCCGAGCAGGTCGTCTTCGAGCAGGCGACCGCCCACCCCGACAAGCGGTACCGGCTGCTGATCGCCGAGGAGGACGGGGAGATCATCGGCACCGCGCAGGTCGGCATCGCCTATGACAGCCCGGAACCCGGCCAGGGCTTCTGCAATCCCTACACGCTCCCCCGGCGGACGGGCCGCGGGGCGGGCTCGCTGCTGGTGCGCACCGCCGAGGAGTATCTGGCCGGTGCGGGGGCCGTCGCCGTCTACACCTGGGTGCTCGACGAACCGGCGAGCCGGGCCTTCGCCGAGAAGCGCGGCTACACGCCGAGCCGCCCGGCGCACTTCCTCCATCTCGACCTGGCGCACGGCACCTTGCCGCCCCGTCAGGAGCTCCCGGCCGGTGTGGAACTGCGTACCGCCGCCGACTTCGCCGACGACCCGAGGCCGCTGTTCGAGGCGGACGCCGAGTCCACGGCGGACGAGCCGAGCGACACCCCCACCGAGCTCGCGGACTACGAGGACTGGCTGCAGCACACGTGGAGCAACCCCGGTCTCGACCGGGAGCTCACCTCGGTCGTGGTGGTGGACGACCAGGTGGCGGCGTTCAGCGCCGCGAACACCGACGGTCTGACCCGCTACTGGTCGGGGATGACGGGCACCCGCAGGGCGTACCGCAACCGGGGCCTGGCAAAGCTCGCCAAGAACGACTCGCTGCACCGGGCACGCGCGGCCGGCTACACGGACGCGTACACCGGCAATGACGCGGACAACGGCCCGATGCTGGCGATCAACACATGGTTCGGCTACGGGATCTGCGCCACGGAGGTACGGCATGTACGCAAGCTCGGTTGA
- a CDS encoding GntR family transcriptional regulator, with translation MTLKIAIDPDAGTAPYEQLRTQISELARSGELPVGYRLPTVRGFAEELGLAANTVAKAYRALESDGVIETRGRNGTFIAAAGDTAERKAAAAAREYAEQARRLGLSRARAASLVEDAVRVAYEG, from the coding sequence GTGACCTTGAAGATCGCCATTGATCCGGACGCCGGCACCGCCCCGTACGAGCAACTGCGCACGCAGATCTCCGAACTGGCCCGGTCCGGCGAGCTGCCCGTCGGCTACAGACTTCCGACCGTACGCGGCTTCGCCGAGGAGCTGGGCCTCGCCGCGAACACCGTCGCCAAGGCGTACCGGGCGTTGGAGTCGGACGGGGTGATCGAGACCCGCGGGCGCAACGGTACGTTCATCGCCGCCGCGGGCGATACGGCGGAACGCAAGGCGGCTGCTGCGGCGCGGGAGTACGCGGAGCAGGCGAGGCGGCTCGGGCTGTCCCGCGCCCGGGCGGCGTCGCTGGTGGAGGATGCGGTGCGGGTGGCCTACGAGGGGTGA
- a CDS encoding DUF5925 domain-containing protein: MSANPEAALPIRLTVDDSDSPADVVDALFLGRFATGEQPYSHSSSLDRVKSGATLLPPAAKVLRAARDDDRSATLAEGDGWTLLISRWNRGADVTVTATTPELAQQILEQATDGAQDEPEPQPENVTMGFWYVSPRRGPHRTTRQIAAGTWDEVRDNYTAPVADAMDRLMKVTPDDIAGRLLLLHGPPGTGKTSALRTLARSWRDWCQVDCVLDPERLFNDVGYLMDIAIGEDDGTTKGRWRLLLLEDCDELIRGEAKHTAGQALSRLLNLTDGLLGQGRNVLVGVTTNEDLERLHPAVVRPGRCLARIEIGPLSRREAVAWLGTEEGLGREGATLAELYALRRGTGPASVPKQDAGADAGLYL, translated from the coding sequence ATGTCTGCCAACCCTGAGGCCGCTCTGCCGATCCGGCTCACCGTCGACGACAGCGACTCCCCTGCCGACGTCGTCGACGCGCTGTTCCTCGGCCGCTTCGCGACGGGCGAGCAGCCGTACTCGCACAGTTCCTCCCTCGACCGGGTGAAGTCCGGGGCGACGCTGCTGCCGCCCGCCGCCAAGGTGCTGCGCGCCGCCCGCGACGACGACCGCAGCGCCACACTCGCCGAGGGCGACGGCTGGACACTCCTCATCTCGCGGTGGAACCGCGGCGCCGACGTCACCGTCACCGCGACCACCCCCGAGCTGGCGCAGCAGATCCTCGAACAGGCGACGGACGGCGCCCAGGACGAACCGGAACCGCAGCCCGAGAACGTGACCATGGGCTTCTGGTACGTCTCCCCGCGCCGCGGCCCGCACCGCACCACCCGGCAGATCGCCGCCGGCACATGGGACGAGGTGCGCGACAACTACACGGCACCGGTGGCCGATGCCATGGACCGGCTGATGAAGGTGACCCCGGACGACATCGCGGGCCGGCTGCTCCTGCTGCACGGCCCGCCCGGCACCGGCAAGACGTCGGCGCTGCGCACGCTTGCGCGGTCCTGGCGGGACTGGTGCCAGGTCGACTGTGTACTCGATCCGGAGCGGCTCTTCAACGACGTCGGCTATCTCATGGACATCGCGATCGGCGAGGACGACGGCACGACGAAGGGCCGGTGGCGGCTGCTGCTCCTGGAGGACTGCGACGAACTGATCCGCGGCGAGGCCAAGCACACGGCGGGCCAGGCGCTGTCCCGGCTGCTGAACCTCACCGACGGGCTGCTGGGCCAGGGACGCAACGTGCTGGTGGGGGTGACGACCAATGAGGACCTGGAACGGCTCCACCCGGCGGTGGTCAGGCCCGGCCGCTGCCTCGCCCGCATCGAGATCGGTCCGTTGAGCCGCCGGGAGGCGGTGGCCTGGCTGGGTACGGAGGAGGGGCTCGGCCGGGAGGGCGCGACGCTGGCCGAGCTGTACGCACTGCGGCGCGGCACCGGGCCGGCGTCGGTACCGAAGCAGGACGCGGGAGCGGACGCGGGACTGTACCTCTGA